TATTATGACTATTTCATTCCAATTGTTTTTGGATTGTTATGTTTGATACTAGCAGAGTTACTAATATCAACATGTATATGGGCTATATTATGACGACAACAATATGGGGAATTAATTTTGCAGCAATTGAAAATATTTTTTATTTTTATTATCTGATACCTTTATTTTTTTTGTTGCTTTATCAGTTACATTCTTATCGCAAAAGATCAAATTTGTTAGTGCATCCTCTGTATAGATCAAATCTTTTACGTAACTATTCGTATCAGATGAAATTATGTAAGATGATACTCCTATGTATAGGAATGGTTGCTATTTTTATAACATTACTTCGTCCCCAATGGGATAAAAAAGAAGAAAAAATTTCTCAACAAGGTCGCGACCTTTTAATAGCTATCGACATTTCTCGTAGTATGCTTGCGCAAGACCTTAAGCCAAACCGCCTTGAATTTGCAAAAGAGAAAATAAAAAAACTCTTATTTAATCTTTCTTGCGAGCGAGTTGGTCTTATCATTTTTTCAAGCTCTACATTTATGCAATGCCCACTTACAACAGATTATGGAGCATTTCTTATGTTTCTTGATAAGTTGGATGCTGATACAATTTCAAGTGGCACAACAGCTATAGATCAAGCAATTAAAGAAGGATTACGTGTTTTTGAATCAAATCCAACACAAAAAACAAAATTACTTGTTGTTTTTACTGATGGGGAAGATTTTTCTACAGATCTTCAAGGTGTTAAAAATCAAGCTGCTCAAAATAGATTATCAATATGTACTGTTGGTATTGGAACACCTCATGGAGCACCCGT
This genomic interval from Candidatus Chromulinivorax destructor contains the following:
- a CDS encoding VWA domain-containing protein, with protein sequence MTTTIWGINFAAIENIFYFYYLIPLFFLLLYQLHSYRKRSNLLVHPLYRSNLLRNYSYQMKLCKMILLCIGMVAIFITLLRPQWDKKEEKISQQGRDLLIAIDISRSMLAQDLKPNRLEFAKEKIKKLLFNLSCERVGLIIFSSSTFMQCPLTTDYGAFLMFLDKLDADTISSGTTAIDQAIKEGLRVFESNPTQKTKLLVVFTDGEDFSTDLQGVKNQAAQNRLSICTVGIGTPHGAPVPIIDNHGKQTGWEKDEQNNVVMSRLNEDLLMNIAHQTGGKYVRGVQSDDDIISLIRMINKFEKDSFEDKSFDAYQEQYPYFIAISFLCFALEWIL